The genomic stretch CCAGCGGACCCGATGGAGTGCTCGCCACCCACGGTGACACCAATCGAGTGGTGCGCGTGGCGTCATTGACGAAGCTGGTCACGGCGCGCGCCGTGCTGCTGGCCGTGGAGGAAGGAGCGTTTGCACTGGCCGACCCCCTGGGCCCGCCGGGCTCCACGGTGGCCCACCTGCTCTGCCACGCAGGCGGCTACGACTTCGACGGCGGTGCCGTGCTGTCAGAGCCGGGCACCCGGCGTATCTACTCCAACACTGGCTACGAGGTACTCGCCGCGCATGTGGAGGCCACCACGGCCATCACCTTCGCCGACTACATGGCGGAGGGTGTATTGGATCCCCTCGGCATGTCGGCCACCGAGCTTCGGGGATCAGCGGCGAAGGACATGCACTCGAACGTGGACGACCTGTTGCGCCTGCTCGGGGAGTACCGCAACCCGACGGTGGTGGCGCCAGGCACTGCCGAGGCGGCGCGCAGCGTGCAGATGCCGGGACTCGACGGCGTGCTTCCCGGCTGGGGAGTTCAGCGGCCCTGTGACTGGGGCTACGGGCCGGAACTACGCGGAACCAAGTCTCCGCACTGGACCGGTTCGACCGCGGGTGCGGACACCCTCGGACACTTCGGGGGGTCGGGAACGCTGATGTGGCTCGACCGCTCGGGCGTGGGCTGCGTCGCCCTCAGCGACCGCGAGTTCGGCGAGTGGTCAGTCGCGCT from Actinomycetes bacterium encodes the following:
- a CDS encoding beta-lactamase family protein, giving the protein MSHRVPVGAPGPESAGALARALAAVDSWGAGFAACAASGPDGVLATHGDTNRVVRVASLTKLVTARAVLLAVEEGAFALADPLGPPGSTVAHLLCHAGGYDFDGGAVLSEPGTRRIYSNTGYEVLAAHVEATTAITFADYMAEGVLDPLGMSATELRGSAAKDMHSNVDDLLRLLGEYRNPTVVAPGTAEAARSVQMPGLDGVLPGWGVQRPCDWGYGPELRGTKSPHWTGSTAGADTLGHFGGSGTLMWLDRSGVGCVALSDREFGEWSVALWPGFSDGVRIAVG